A single region of the Flavobacteriales bacterium genome encodes:
- a CDS encoding (Fe-S)-binding protein: protein MSELKVPTMAETMAKGESPEILFWVGCSGSFDDRAKKITKALVKILNNCDVKFAVLGAEESCTGDPAKRAGNEFTFQMQAMMNIQVLNGYEVKKIVTACPHCFNTLKNEYPELGGNYEVIHHTQMIQELINQGKFALKDGGTYKGKKITFHDPCYLGRANDVYEAPRSLIESLDAELVEMKRCKTKGLCCGAGGAQMFKEAENGNKEVNIERTEDALETKAQIIATGCPF, encoded by the coding sequence ATGAGTGAATTAAAGGTTCCTACAATGGCTGAAACGATGGCCAAAGGAGAATCACCTGAGATCTTATTCTGGGTGGGTTGCTCTGGAAGTTTCGATGATAGAGCAAAGAAGATCACCAAGGCATTGGTTAAGATCTTGAATAACTGCGACGTTAAGTTCGCAGTTCTTGGAGCTGAAGAAAGTTGTACGGGTGATCCTGCGAAGCGTGCTGGTAATGAGTTTACATTCCAAATGCAAGCGATGATGAATATTCAGGTCTTGAATGGTTATGAGGTTAAAAAAATCGTCACTGCTTGTCCACATTGCTTTAACACTCTCAAGAATGAATATCCAGAATTAGGTGGTAACTATGAAGTTATTCACCATACTCAAATGATCCAGGAATTAATCAATCAAGGGAAGTTCGCTTTGAAAGATGGCGGGACGTATAAAGGAAAGAAGATTACATTCCATGACCCATGTTACTTGGGAAGAGCGAATGATGTTTATGAAGCACCGAGATCTTTGATTGAGAGCCTAGATGCTGAACTTGTTGAAATGAAGCGATGCAAAACGAAAGGATTGTGTTGTGGCGCTGGTGGGGCTCAGATGTTTAAAGAAGCTGAAAACGGTAACAAGGAGGTCAATATTGAACGCACAGAGGACGCGTTAGAGACAAAGGCTCAAATTATCGCTACAGGATGTCCTTTTT
- a CDS encoding DUF1015 domain-containing protein — MSTFVPFKAIRPTKEKVLDIVSRPYDVLNDVEAKKASEGNPDSFYHVIKPEIDFDLSHDHYAPEVYQKGADNFSQLMKAGAMVRDDEAHFYVYQIIMDGHKQTGIVGCCSIDDYFNNVIKKHELTRPDKEEDRKNHVRYSKMNYEPVFFSYPHVNAIDTIVESVKQADPVYDINTDDGLQHTLWVVENNDDIALVSNLFDTDVESIYIADGHHRTAAGALVAQELRGAANGNGADGKRYNYFMAVLFPDNQLNIIDYNRVVKDLNGLSEADFIAKVEGSFNVEKVSEILKPSELHTFGMYLNGSWFKLTSKPGTFEDSDPVGVLDVTILSEQILDPILGIKDLRTDNRIEFVGGIRGLGELEKRVDSGEMEVAFSMFPVSMQQLIDISDNDMIMPPKVTWFEPKLRSGLFVHDLAE; from the coding sequence ATGTCAACCTTTGTACCATTTAAAGCAATTCGACCAACTAAAGAAAAAGTTCTAGATATTGTAAGTCGCCCGTATGATGTTCTTAATGACGTTGAAGCAAAAAAGGCTTCAGAAGGCAATCCTGATAGTTTCTATCACGTAATCAAACCTGAAATAGATTTTGATTTAAGTCACGATCATTACGCTCCTGAAGTGTATCAAAAAGGTGCTGATAATTTCTCGCAACTGATGAAAGCTGGTGCCATGGTTCGAGATGATGAAGCACATTTTTATGTGTATCAAATAATTATGGATGGACACAAGCAGACTGGGATAGTTGGTTGTTGCTCAATTGATGATTACTTCAACAACGTGATTAAAAAGCACGAATTGACCCGTCCTGACAAAGAAGAAGATAGAAAGAACCACGTTCGTTACTCTAAAATGAACTACGAGCCTGTATTCTTTAGTTATCCTCACGTTAATGCCATTGATACCATTGTTGAGAGTGTTAAACAAGCAGATCCTGTTTACGATATTAATACTGACGATGGTTTACAGCATACCTTATGGGTTGTAGAAAACAACGATGATATCGCCTTAGTTTCAAATCTATTCGATACAGATGTAGAAAGCATTTATATTGCAGATGGACACCATAGAACTGCGGCAGGAGCTTTGGTTGCTCAAGAGCTTAGAGGTGCTGCGAATGGCAATGGTGCAGATGGTAAGCGATACAATTACTTTATGGCCGTTCTCTTCCCTGACAATCAATTGAATATCATTGACTACAACAGAGTAGTTAAAGATTTGAATGGACTTTCGGAAGCTGATTTCATTGCTAAAGTTGAAGGTTCATTTAACGTAGAAAAAGTAAGTGAAATTTTAAAGCCTAGTGAACTTCATACTTTTGGAATGTATTTAAATGGTAGTTGGTTTAAACTAACTTCTAAACCAGGAACATTTGAAGACTCTGATCCTGTTGGAGTTTTGGACGTTACAATTTTAAGTGAACAAATCCTTGACCCGATCCTTGGTATCAAAGACTTACGTACAGACAATAGAATTGAGTTCGTAGGCGGAATTAGAGGGCTAGGAGAACTGGAAAAAAGAGTTGATTCAGGAGAGATGGAAGTAGCATTTTCAATGTTCCCAGTTAGCATGCAACAATTGATTGATATTTCAGACAATGATATGATTATGCCACCTAAAGTAACTTGGTTTGAACCAAAGCTTCGAAGCGGTTTATTCGTTCATGATTTGGCAGAATAA